One window of the Thermodesulfomicrobium sp. WS genome contains the following:
- the atpH gene encoding ATP synthase F1 subunit delta, with amino-acid sequence MTGNIVAKRYAKALFAVASSEGEGAVAKYGAELAALAEVLKAAPEILRIFRNPIFSLDEKRGVVASLLDKIAASPMVRNFCMLLADKNRLGFLPEISADYAKLLDEVQGVVRGKVVTAIRLSDGMQKAVVEKLQKDSGRKIVLDYEVDQDIIGGLVLKIGDKVLDASIRAQLQILKENIKRGE; translated from the coding sequence TTGACAGGGAACATCGTTGCGAAACGCTATGCCAAGGCCCTGTTCGCCGTGGCTTCGTCCGAGGGCGAGGGTGCGGTGGCCAAATATGGGGCCGAGTTGGCTGCCTTGGCTGAGGTCCTGAAAGCGGCGCCCGAGATTTTGCGGATCTTCCGGAATCCTATTTTTTCCTTGGATGAAAAGCGGGGGGTGGTTGCGTCCCTTTTGGACAAGATCGCTGCCAGTCCCATGGTGCGCAACTTCTGCATGCTTTTGGCGGACAAGAATCGTTTGGGCTTTTTGCCGGAAATCAGTGCTGATTATGCCAAGCTTTTGGATGAGGTCCAAGGCGTGGTGCGGGGCAAAGTGGTGACCGCCATTCGGCTCTCGGATGGCATGCAAAAGGCGGTGGTGGAAAAGCTGCAGAAGGACTCTGGTCGCAAGATCGTCCTCGATTACGAGGTGGATCAAGACATCATCGGTGGATTGGTGCTGAAGATCGGGGATAAGGTCCTTGACGCCAGCATTCGGGCCCAGCTGCAAATTTTGAAGGAAAATATCAAACGAGGTGAGTAG